In Methanosarcina barkeri MS, a single window of DNA contains:
- a CDS encoding PKD domain-containing protein codes for MIKVSKPLTKWQWSFGDEISSREKNPKYQYLQKGKYKITL; via the coding sequence CTGATAAAAGTTTCGAAACCCCTCACTAAATGGCAATGGAGTTTTGGGGATGAAATAAGTTCAAGAGAAAAAAATCCAAAATACCAGTATTTACAGAAAGGAAAATATAAAATTACATTATAG
- a CDS encoding glutaminyl-peptide cyclotransferase, which produces MKVNKKLCSVALASTAIVLFLILIFSTTSAATAQSTSNTAGYAYITNSGSTTVSAIDITTNKVTATINVGRYPYGVAVNPAGTKVYVSKDKSGAISVIDTATNKVTATVKVGKNPWGVAINPEGTRVYVANEGSKTVSVINTETNKVTATVKVGNYPCGVAVNPAGTKVYVTNTLDNTVSVIDTATNKVTATIKVGNLPTGVAVNPAGTKVYVANEYDVSVIDTAKNKVTARVKVGKYPWGVAVNPAGTKVYVTNYGDGTFSVINAATNKVTATVKVGNYPLGVAFSPDGTKAYVAKETSGAVSVVNTATNMVITTVKVGKEPAAFGKFTGSVKVQKPKTPVAVFYASPKSGRAPLSVKFTDKSTGKPTKWKWNFGDGSKSFLQNPTHKYSKAGKYTVTLKVTNAAGIDTATKSKYIIVTAKPAAVFYASPKSGTAPLSVKFTDKSTGKPTKWKWNFGDGKTSTEKNPTHKYSKEGKYTVKLTVTNAAGSNTATKSKYIMVTETSQAPVAVFYASPKSGTAPLSVKFTDKSTGKPTKWKWSFGDGKTSTEKSPTHTYSKEGKYTVKLTVTNAAGSNTATKSKYITVTAKPVAVFYASPKSGTAPLSVKFTDKSTGKPTKWKWSFGDGKTSTEKSPTHTYSKEGKYTVKLTVTNAAGSNTATKSKYITVKTSQAPVAVFYASPKSGTAPLSVKFTDKSTGKPTKWKWSFGDGKTSTEKSPTHTYSKEGKYTVKLTVTNAAGSNTATKSKYITVKTSQAPVAVFYASPKSGTAPLSVKFTDKSTGKPTKWKWSFGDGKTSTEKSPTHTYSKEGKYTVKLTVTNAAGSNTATKSKYIMVTETSQAPTADFWGWPLSGDAPLKVTFTETSKGSPTSWKWDFGDGKYSTEKSPTHTYSAAGTYTVKLTATNAAGSSTKTKWNYIKVSGTSQAPTADFWGWPLSGKAPLKVKFTETSKGSPTSWKWDFGDGKYSTEKSPTHTYSAAGTYTVKLTATNAAGSSTKSKWNYIKVTK; this is translated from the coding sequence ATGAAAGTGAACAAAAAACTGTGTTCAGTAGCGTTAGCTTCAACAGCCATTGTTTTATTTTTAATTTTGATATTCTCTACTACATCGGCAGCTACTGCACAAAGTACTTCGAACACGGCTGGATACGCCTACATTACGAATAGCGGCAGTACCACTGTTTCTGCAATTGACATTACAACAAACAAAGTTACAGCCACGATAAATGTAGGAAGATATCCTTACGGAGTTGCAGTCAACCCCGCTGGAACTAAGGTATATGTATCGAAAGACAAAAGCGGCGCCATCTCCGTAATTGACACAGCAACAAATAAGGTTACAGCCACAGTGAAAGTAGGAAAAAACCCATGGGGAGTTGCAATTAACCCTGAGGGAACAAGAGTATATGTGGCAAACGAAGGCAGTAAGACAGTCTCTGTAATTAACACTGAAACAAATAAGGTTACAGCTACAGTAAAAGTAGGAAATTATCCTTGTGGAGTTGCAGTAAACCCGGCTGGAACAAAGGTATATGTGACGAATACTCTTGATAACACTGTCTCTGTTATTGACACTGCAACAAACAAGGTCACAGCCACAATAAAGGTAGGAAATCTCCCTACCGGAGTTGCAGTTAATCCAGCGGGAACAAAGGTATATGTGGCAAATGAGTACGATGTTTCTGTAATTGACACAGCAAAAAATAAGGTTACAGCAAGAGTAAAAGTAGGAAAATACCCATGGGGAGTTGCAGTAAACCCGGCTGGAACAAAGGTATATGTGACGAACTATGGAGATGGTACTTTTTCTGTGATAAATGCAGCGACAAATAAGGTTACAGCTACAGTGAAAGTCGGAAATTATCCTTTAGGGGTTGCTTTCAGTCCGGATGGAACTAAGGCATATGTGGCGAAAGAAACAAGTGGCGCTGTCTCTGTAGTTAACACAGCCACAAATATGGTTATAACCACGGTGAAGGTAGGAAAAGAGCCTGCTGCATTCGGGAAGTTTACAGGCTCTGTCAAAGTACAAAAACCGAAAACTCCAGTTGCTGTATTTTATGCGTCTCCAAAATCAGGAAGAGCACCTTTAAGCGTGAAATTTACTGACAAAAGTACAGGAAAACCAACTAAATGGAAATGGAATTTTGGAGATGGATCAAAGTCATTCCTTCAGAATCCAACTCATAAGTATTCCAAAGCAGGAAAGTACACAGTAACCCTTAAAGTAACCAATGCAGCAGGCATCGACACAGCAACAAAATCAAAGTATATCATAGTGACAGCAAAACCGGCTGCTGTATTTTATGCATCTCCAAAATCAGGAACAGCACCTTTAAGCGTGAAATTTACTGACAAAAGTACAGGAAAACCAACTAAATGGAAATGGAATTTTGGAGATGGAAAAACTTCAACAGAAAAGAATCCAACACATAAATATTCTAAAGAAGGAAAATATACTGTTAAACTTACAGTAACAAATGCGGCAGGAAGTAACACAGCAACTAAATCAAAGTATATAATGGTGACAGAAACTTCACAAGCTCCAGTTGCTGTATTTTATGCATCTCCAAAATCAGGAACAGCACCTTTAAGCGTGAAATTTACTGACAAAAGTACAGGAAAGCCAACTAAATGGAAATGGAGTTTCGGAGACGGAAAAACTTCAACAGAAAAGAGTCCAACACACACATATTCTAAAGAAGGAAAATATACTGTTAAACTTACAGTAACAAATGCGGCAGGCAGTAACACAGCGACAAAATCAAAGTATATCACAGTGACAGCAAAACCAGTTGCTGTATTTTATGCGTCTCCAAAATCAGGAACAGCACCTTTAAGCGTGAAATTTACTGACAAAAGTACAGGAAAGCCAACTAAATGGAAATGGAGTTTCGGAGACGGAAAAACTTCAACAGAAAAGAGTCCAACACACACATATTCTAAAGAAGGAAAATATACTGTTAAACTTACAGTAACAAATGCGGCAGGCAGTAACACAGCAACTAAATCAAAGTATATCACAGTGAAAACTTCGCAAGCGCCAGTTGCTGTATTTTATGCATCTCCAAAATCAGGAACAGCACCTTTAAGCGTGAAATTTACTGACAAAAGTACAGGAAAGCCAACTAAATGGAAATGGAGTTTCGGAGACGGAAAAACTTCAACAGAAAAGAGTCCAACACACACATATTCTAAAGAAGGAAAATATACTGTTAAACTTACAGTAACAAATGCGGCAGGCAGTAACACAGCAACTAAATCAAAGTATATCACAGTGAAAACTTCGCAAGCGCCAGTTGCTGTATTTTATGCATCTCCAAAATCAGGAACAGCACCTTTAAGCGTGAAATTTACTGACAAAAGTACAGGAAAGCCAACTAAATGGAAATGGAGTTTCGGAGACGGAAAAACTTCAACAGAAAAGAGTCCAACACACACATATTCTAAAGAAGGAAAATATACTGTTAAACTTACAGTAACAAATGCGGCAGGCAGTAACACAGCAACTAAATCAAAGTATATAATGGTGACAGAAACTTCACAAGCTCCAACTGCAGATTTCTGGGGATGGCCACTATCCGGAGATGCTCCACTAAAGGTAACATTCACAGAGACCAGCAAAGGATCACCAACCTCCTGGAAGTGGGATTTCGGAGACGGGAAATATTCAACAGAAAAGAGTCCAACACACACATATTCAGCAGCAGGAACTTACACGGTTAAACTCACAGCAACAAACGCAGCAGGAAGCAGTACAAAAACAAAATGGAATTATATAAAAGTGTCTGGGACCTCACAAGCTCCAACTGCAGATTTCTGGGGATGGCCACTATCAGGAAAAGCTCCGCTAAAGGTAAAATTTACGGAGACTAGCAAAGGATCACCAACCTCATGGAAATGGGATTTCGGAGACGGGAAATATTCAACAGAAAAGAGTCCAACACACACATATTCAGCAGCAGGAACTTACACGGTTAAACTCACAGCAACAAATGCAGCAGGAAGCAGTACAAAATCAAAATGGAATTATATAAAAGTGACAAAGTGA